From the Pseudoroseomonas cervicalis genome, one window contains:
- a CDS encoding dihydrodipicolinate synthase family protein, protein MSIATAPTAANIALRGPTGVFCAALTPLTEDLAPDHAEFAAHAKWLLEEGCDGIAMLGTTGEANSFSAAERQALLEATIAAGVAPTKLLPGTGVAAFTETVQLTKHALSCGVTDVVMLPPFYYKGVSDDGVYAAYAEVLQRIGDAKLRVVLYHIPQMSAVPISHAVIERLLKDFPQSIVGIKDSAGDIANMEAMVARFPGFSVLAGADPLMLPLRRKGGAGCITATSNLVARDLAFVYRHALEEDRAAEVDAAQARVVAARNKASRFAQMASLKAMTAARTGKPGWARLRPPLLKLAPEEAAALAAG, encoded by the coding sequence ATGAGCATCGCCACCGCACCGACCGCGGCCAACATCGCGCTGCGGGGCCCGACCGGCGTGTTCTGCGCCGCGCTGACCCCGCTGACCGAGGATCTGGCGCCGGACCACGCCGAGTTCGCCGCGCATGCCAAGTGGCTGCTCGAGGAGGGCTGCGACGGCATCGCCATGCTGGGCACCACGGGCGAGGCCAATTCCTTCTCGGCGGCGGAGCGCCAGGCGCTGCTGGAGGCGACCATCGCCGCCGGCGTGGCCCCCACGAAGCTGCTGCCCGGCACCGGCGTCGCCGCCTTTACCGAGACGGTGCAGCTGACGAAGCATGCGCTGTCCTGCGGCGTCACCGATGTCGTGATGCTGCCGCCCTTCTACTACAAGGGCGTCAGCGATGACGGCGTCTATGCCGCCTATGCCGAGGTGCTGCAGCGCATCGGCGATGCGAAGCTGCGCGTGGTGCTCTACCACATCCCGCAGATGTCGGCGGTGCCGATCAGCCACGCGGTGATCGAGCGGCTGCTGAAGGATTTCCCGCAGAGCATCGTGGGCATCAAGGATTCGGCCGGCGACATCGCCAATATGGAGGCCATGGTGGCGCGTTTCCCCGGCTTCTCGGTGCTGGCGGGGGCGGATCCGCTGATGCTGCCGCTGCGCCGCAAGGGGGGGGCCGGCTGCATCACCGCCACCTCCAACCTCGTCGCCCGCGACCTGGCCTTCGTCTACCGCCATGCGCTGGAGGAAGACCGCGCGGCCGAGGTGGATGCGGCGCAGGCCCGCGTGGTGGCGGCGCGCAACAAGGCCTCGCGCTTCGCGCAGATGGCGTCGCTGAAGGCGATGACGGCGGCGCGCACCGGCAAGCCGGGCTGGGCGCGGCTGCGCCCGCCGCTGCTGAAGCTGGCGCCCGAGGAAGCGGCGGCGCTGGCCGCCGGCTGA
- a CDS encoding tripartite tricarboxylate transporter substrate binding protein: MNRRTLLGLGAAAAAGGLLKTPAVWAQDAWPRARPIRLVCPFAPGAATDAMARLAAQKITEKLGANVVVENRTGGGGVPGTQSVQQSPADGYTLLGSSLTHTMLRHVLRAVPFDPQADFAPIARTARGPLMMVMTPKRPPMSITQIVEAAKKAPAEWTFAISSLGAPGHLATIDFNRRTGANIEGTSYRGTAPALLDVAAGNAHVMIDATFALLQAARSGQVHPIGISTRQRSALAPEIPTLIEAGLPDFEFYSWYGVWAPKGTPSAICETLNGVLTEAMRDADAAERLKSLVVEPVSQTVPEMRAYIEEEVKRNAELLRIANFQPE; encoded by the coding sequence ATGAACAGGCGAACCCTTCTCGGGCTCGGCGCGGCGGCGGCCGCCGGCGGGCTGCTGAAGACCCCGGCGGTCTGGGCCCAGGATGCCTGGCCGCGTGCCCGGCCGATCCGCCTGGTCTGCCCCTTCGCCCCCGGCGCCGCGACCGACGCCATGGCGCGGCTGGCGGCGCAGAAGATCACCGAGAAGCTCGGCGCCAATGTGGTGGTGGAGAACCGCACCGGCGGCGGCGGCGTGCCCGGCACGCAATCGGTGCAGCAATCGCCGGCCGATGGCTACACCCTGCTCGGCTCCAGCCTGACGCACACCATGCTGCGGCATGTGCTGCGCGCCGTGCCCTTCGACCCGCAGGCCGATTTCGCCCCCATCGCCCGCACCGCGCGCGGCCCGCTGATGATGGTGATGACGCCGAAGCGCCCGCCCATGAGCATCACCCAGATCGTCGAGGCGGCGAAGAAGGCGCCGGCCGAGTGGACCTTCGCCATCTCCTCGCTCGGCGCGCCGGGGCATCTGGCCACCATCGACTTCAACCGCCGCACCGGCGCCAATATCGAGGGCACCTCCTATCGCGGCACGGCGCCGGCGCTGCTCGACGTCGCCGCCGGCAATGCGCATGTGATGATCGATGCCACCTTCGCCCTGCTGCAGGCGGCGCGCAGCGGCCAGGTGCACCCGATCGGCATCTCGACGCGCCAGCGCTCGGCTTTGGCCCCCGAGATCCCGACGCTGATCGAGGCCGGGCTGCCGGATTTCGAATTCTATTCCTGGTACGGCGTCTGGGCCCCCAAGGGCACGCCGAGTGCCATCTGCGAGACGCTGAACGGCGTGCTGACCGAGGCGATGCGCGACGCCGATGCGGCGGAGCGGCTGAAGAGCCTGGTGGTCGAGCCGGTGTCGCAGACCGTGCCGGAGATGCGCGCCTATATCGAGGAGGAGGTGAAGCGCAACGCCGAGCTGCTGCGCATCGCCAATTTCCAGCCGGAGTGA
- a CDS encoding DUF2946 family protein, which produces MRRARPLLGLLSLLLLLQWGAGLVPHLRAMAASPAEAVIICSPDGMRTLHLDAEGQPTDPDKAPGMGGCCMLCPGPLGLGAPETGPVAAPVALWQRLLAARPLVVDQLPPPRPGEAHPPRAPPIG; this is translated from the coding sequence ATGCGCCGCGCCAGACCGCTGCTGGGCCTGCTGTCGCTGCTGCTGCTCCTGCAATGGGGGGCGGGGCTGGTGCCGCATCTGCGCGCCATGGCGGCCTCACCTGCGGAGGCGGTCATCATCTGCTCGCCGGATGGGATGCGCACCCTGCATCTGGATGCCGAGGGGCAGCCCACCGATCCGGACAAGGCGCCGGGCATGGGCGGCTGCTGCATGCTCTGCCCCGGCCCGCTGGGGCTGGGCGCGCCGGAGACCGGGCCGGTCGCCGCGCCGGTCGCGCTCTGGCAGCGCCTGCTGGCGGCCCGGCCACTGGTCGTGGACCAGCTGCCGCCGCCGCGCCCGGGCGAGGCCCACCCACCCCGCGCACCGCCGATCGGCTGA
- a CDS encoding PepSY domain-containing protein has protein sequence MAPSGILPLRTGIDYLHRNLMLGEPGRLYSELAASWLWIAALGGVLLWLWRDTGAMARRAPGNRRLRTRRLHGLVGVTVALGLLFLSATGLTWSRWAGERIDMLRGAMGWVTPSVSLALQPAALPAPAMGHGDHAHHGAAPAAPPPAAGTEDPGLRLDAVLAAARAAGIDSGFVEIRPPRPGRAWLVREYDRSWPTQVDTVAIDPATLRVTSRADFASFPLVAKLIRWGIDLHMGVLFGVANQILVGLVALGLIGSGLYGYRIWWQNRPPAGALPRSLAQAWLRLGPAARLVVLAVGLALGWALPVAGASLVLFLLVDLLRWRRAASRARPVPAE, from the coding sequence ATGGCACCAAGCGGCATCCTGCCGCTGCGCACCGGCATCGACTACCTGCACCGCAACCTGATGCTGGGCGAGCCCGGGCGGCTCTACAGCGAGCTGGCGGCCTCCTGGCTGTGGATCGCGGCGCTGGGCGGGGTGCTGCTCTGGCTGTGGCGCGACACCGGCGCGATGGCGCGCCGCGCACCGGGCAACCGCAGGCTGCGCACCCGGCGGCTGCACGGGCTGGTGGGGGTGACCGTGGCCCTCGGCCTGCTCTTCCTCTCCGCCACCGGCCTGACCTGGTCGCGCTGGGCCGGCGAGCGGATCGACATGCTGCGCGGCGCCATGGGATGGGTCACGCCCTCCGTCAGCCTGGCGCTGCAGCCCGCCGCGCTGCCGGCGCCGGCCATGGGGCATGGCGACCATGCGCATCACGGCGCCGCGCCGGCCGCGCCGCCGCCCGCCGCCGGCACCGAGGATCCGGGGTTGCGGCTGGATGCGGTGCTGGCAGCGGCGCGTGCCGCCGGCATCGATTCGGGCTTCGTCGAGATCCGCCCGCCGCGCCCCGGCCGCGCCTGGCTGGTGCGGGAATATGACCGCTCCTGGCCCACCCAGGTCGACACCGTGGCGATCGACCCCGCCACGCTGCGGGTCACCAGCCGGGCCGATTTCGCCAGCTTCCCGCTGGTCGCCAAGCTGATCCGCTGGGGCATCGACCTGCATATGGGCGTGCTGTTCGGGGTCGCGAACCAGATCCTGGTCGGGCTGGTGGCGCTGGGGCTGATCGGCTCGGGGCTCTATGGCTACCGCATCTGGTGGCAGAACCGGCCGCCCGCCGGCGCCCTGCCGCGCAGCCTGGCGCAAGCCTGGCTGCGGCTCGGCCCGGCGGCGCGGCTGGTTGTGCTGGCCGTCGGGCTGGCGCTGGGCTGGGCGCTGCCGGTGGCCGGCGCCAGCCTGGTGCTGTTCCTGCTGGTGGATCTGCTGCGCTGGCGCCGCGCCGCCAGCCGGGCGCGGCCGGTCCCGGCCGAATGA
- a CDS encoding 4'-phosphopantetheinyl transferase superfamily protein, whose translation MTGIPFDPPGAMGPLQRGRVRLEHCVPGQADAARQAAWLALLSPDEQARAARFHFAEDRRAYLAAHALARRMLAGASGRAPSSLRFVAGPAGRPELDPALGLPGLRFNLSHARGLVACALALEDDVGVDVEALSRAARVADLAARYFAPEEAAALARLPAERREAAFLRLWTLKEAFVKAIGQGLSFGLERFALRLDPPALLRAPAEAGPVSGWAFHQAMPLPDHVLSVALRRRG comes from the coding sequence ATGACCGGCATCCCCTTCGACCCGCCCGGCGCCATGGGCCCGCTGCAGCGCGGCCGGGTGCGGCTGGAGCATTGCGTGCCCGGGCAGGCCGATGCGGCGCGGCAGGCCGCCTGGCTGGCGCTGCTCTCGCCGGACGAGCAGGCCCGCGCGGCGCGGTTCCATTTCGCCGAGGATCGCCGCGCCTATCTGGCCGCGCATGCCCTGGCGCGGCGCATGCTGGCCGGGGCCAGCGGCCGCGCACCCTCCTCGCTGCGCTTTGTCGCCGGCCCGGCCGGCCGGCCGGAGCTGGACCCGGCGCTGGGTCTCCCCGGGCTGCGCTTCAACCTCAGCCATGCGCGCGGGCTGGTGGCCTGCGCCCTTGCGCTGGAGGATGATGTGGGGGTGGATGTCGAGGCGCTGTCGCGCGCGGCGCGTGTGGCCGACCTCGCCGCCCGCTATTTCGCGCCGGAGGAAGCGGCCGCCCTGGCGCGGTTGCCGGCGGAGCGCCGGGAGGCGGCGTTCCTGCGGCTCTGGACCCTGAAGGAAGCCTTTGTGAAGGCCATAGGGCAGGGGCTGTCCTTCGGGCTGGAGCGCTTCGCGCTGCGGCTCGACCCGCCCGCCTTGCTGCGCGCCCCGGCGGAGGCCGGGCCCGTCTCGGGCTGGGCCTTCCACCAGGCGATGCCGCTGCCCGACCATGTGCTGTCGGTCGCGCTGCGGCGGCGCGGGTAG
- a CDS encoding ABC transporter substrate-binding protein: MPRLSRRTLLGAAAALPATLALPALLARPAHAEASRVRLSHGYGILYLPLIVMRDQKLLEKHAARAELGPLEVSWQMLDGGNVINDAMLAGSLDIAGTGAPGFVTLWSRARGIPRSEIIGVSGMSSCALVLNTNRPHIRALGDFTPNDKIALPGIKTSLAAVVLQMLVAKQFGQANYARLDPMTVGLPHPEAYTALMSGRTEIAAHFASPPYSARELADPKIHKVIAASEVLGDATLDVTFAPKQFVAANPRIMTAFLAAMDEANALIANDKPQAAAIFNRVSPSGVSDQDVVGMLSEPDTHFSTTPKGLMEYARFMGAVGSIRNRPETWQDLFMPGLHGLSGS; encoded by the coding sequence ATGCCCCGTCTCTCCCGCCGCACGCTGCTCGGCGCCGCCGCTGCCCTGCCCGCCACCCTCGCCCTGCCCGCGCTGCTGGCCCGCCCGGCCCATGCCGAGGCCTCCCGCGTGCGGCTGTCGCATGGCTATGGCATTCTCTACCTGCCGCTGATCGTCATGCGCGACCAGAAGCTGCTGGAGAAGCACGCGGCGCGGGCCGAGCTCGGCCCGCTCGAGGTCAGCTGGCAGATGCTCGATGGCGGCAATGTCATCAACGACGCCATGCTGGCCGGCTCGCTCGACATCGCCGGCACCGGCGCGCCGGGCTTCGTCACCCTGTGGTCGCGCGCCCGCGGCATCCCGCGCTCGGAGATCATCGGCGTCTCGGGCATGAGCAGCTGCGCGCTGGTGCTGAACACCAACCGGCCGCATATCCGCGCCCTCGGCGATTTCACGCCGAATGACAAGATCGCGCTGCCCGGCATCAAGACCTCGCTCGCCGCGGTGGTGCTGCAGATGCTGGTGGCCAAGCAGTTCGGCCAGGCGAACTACGCCAGGCTCGACCCGATGACGGTCGGCCTGCCGCATCCCGAGGCCTACACCGCGCTGATGAGCGGGCGCACCGAGATCGCCGCGCATTTCGCCTCGCCGCCCTATTCGGCGCGCGAGCTGGCCGATCCGAAGATCCACAAGGTGATCGCCGCCAGCGAGGTGCTGGGCGATGCGACGCTCGACGTCACCTTCGCGCCGAAGCAGTTCGTCGCCGCCAATCCGCGCATCATGACCGCCTTCCTCGCCGCCATGGACGAGGCCAATGCGCTGATCGCCAATGACAAGCCGCAGGCGGCGGCGATCTTCAACCGCGTCTCGCCCTCCGGCGTCAGCGACCAGGATGTGGTCGGCATGCTGTCCGAGCCGGACACGCATTTCAGCACCACGCCGAAGGGGCTGATGGAATATGCGCGCTTCATGGGCGCGGTGGGCAGCATCCGCAACAGGCCGGAGACGTGGCAGGATCTGTTCATGCCCGGGCTGCACGGCCTGTCCGGTTCCTGA
- a CDS encoding ABC transporter permease has product MSITVNQTPLVARPEIVREPSRAGIGEINKPISAWESIYRIGALRKALILAVLAAIWEAYGQWLGNPLLFPPFSDTVMALFENIANGVIPARTLISLRTLLIGYGIGIALAAVLTTVAIGSRIGTDLLETLTSMFNPLPAIALLPLALIWFGLGAGSVIFVLVHSVLWAIALNTHGGFRSVSKTLKMVGQNYGLSGLRLVKDILIPAAFPAILTGLKVGWAFAWRTLIAAELVFGVSSGSGGLGWFIFENRNQLETANVFAGLFFVILIGLFVESVIFANIEKRTIRRWGMQH; this is encoded by the coding sequence ATGAGCATCACCGTCAACCAGACGCCGCTGGTCGCCCGCCCCGAGATCGTGCGCGAGCCGAGCCGCGCCGGCATCGGCGAGATCAACAAGCCGATCTCCGCCTGGGAATCCATCTACCGCATCGGCGCGCTGCGCAAGGCGCTGATCCTGGCGGTGCTGGCGGCGATCTGGGAGGCCTATGGCCAGTGGCTGGGCAACCCGCTGCTGTTCCCGCCCTTCTCCGACACCGTCATGGCGCTGTTCGAGAACATCGCCAATGGCGTGATCCCGGCGCGCACGCTGATCTCGCTGCGCACGCTGCTGATCGGCTATGGCATCGGCATCGCGCTGGCCGCGGTGCTGACCACGGTCGCCATCGGCTCGCGCATCGGCACCGACCTGCTCGAGACGCTGACCTCGATGTTCAACCCGCTGCCGGCCATCGCCCTGCTGCCGCTGGCGCTGATCTGGTTCGGCCTCGGCGCCGGCAGCGTCATCTTCGTGCTGGTGCATTCGGTGCTCTGGGCGATCGCGCTGAACACCCATGGCGGCTTCCGCTCGGTGTCCAAGACGCTGAAGATGGTGGGCCAGAATTACGGCCTCAGCGGTCTGCGCCTGGTGAAGGACATCCTGATCCCGGCCGCCTTCCCGGCCATTCTGACCGGCCTCAAGGTCGGCTGGGCCTTCGCCTGGCGCACGCTGATCGCGGCGGAGCTGGTCTTCGGTGTCTCCTCCGGCTCGGGCGGGCTCGGCTGGTTCATCTTCGAGAACCGCAACCAGCTGGAGACCGCCAATGTCTTCGCCGGGCTGTTCTTCGTGATCCTGATCGGCCTGTTCGTGGAAAGCGTCATCTTCGCCAATATCGAGAAGCGCACCATCCGCCGCTGGGGCATGCAGCACTGA